Proteins from a single region of Methanoculleus horonobensis:
- the lon gene encoding endopeptidase La, with protein sequence MHSQPDTSKEHIVIPLFETVVYPETRTKLQVETAIGEALIAAMKSDGSAYAVGLTAKSEAETPGDPGDALYSTGNLLAIAHVQPADDGYLVFAHATRRVKAVTLSERDGLLYAVCEPLPDVPDLDEGGRAQMLANVKAAVHDLSGNFQGSEQFTRPVDRMESVDQIMGFVMPFLPIGVAEKQSLLEIISTRERYTAFLRILVNLNESINLRIEVAKKANEKVGKANREAMLREQLRVIQDELNGCEGSSGEENYRERIERSTMPEEVRKKALAELKKLESGGSQHHESQGIRNYLDLLLDLPWTVEKKSIDIEEARRVLESNHNGLEKVKERIVQHLAVMKLKEEKQGSILLFAGPPGTGKTSLGRSIADALGREYVRISLGGVKDEAEIRGHRRTYVGSLPGRIIQGMKRAGAKNPVFILDEVDKLAVSYSGDPASALLEVLDPEQNSTFSDHYLEVPYDLSDVLFIATANSLATIPAPLLDRMELIEISGYTKNEKFAIAKDHLLPETLEEHGLTADHLQVEDEAVSAIIDRYTREAGVRTLKKQLARIARYVSAKVVSETVDLPVVVTAEMLPEILGRETVRPDVARKENQPGVVTGLAWTPVGGDILFIEGTFMPGKGKLTLTGQLGDVMKESAQISLSLIRSRLAATTTGFDFFASDVHIHVPAGATPKDGPSAGVTLFTALASLVTGRTVDPTVAMTGEVTLSGAVLPVGGIKEKVLAAHRAGIRTVILPRENERDLEDVPEDVRRDLAFVTVETIEDVLREALGVELHGPVLPYAGKNRCVPAHNL encoded by the coding sequence ATGCACTCACAACCAGACACCAGCAAAGAGCACATCGTCATACCGCTCTTCGAGACCGTGGTCTACCCCGAGACCCGGACGAAGCTCCAGGTCGAGACGGCCATCGGGGAGGCGCTGATCGCCGCCATGAAGAGCGACGGATCGGCATATGCGGTCGGGCTGACCGCGAAGAGCGAGGCGGAAACCCCTGGGGATCCGGGCGACGCACTCTATTCGACCGGGAACCTTCTTGCGATTGCTCACGTACAGCCTGCAGACGACGGCTACCTCGTCTTTGCGCACGCAACCCGCCGGGTGAAGGCCGTAACCCTCTCGGAGAGGGACGGGCTGCTCTACGCCGTCTGCGAACCCCTCCCGGACGTGCCGGACCTCGACGAGGGTGGACGGGCACAGATGCTCGCGAACGTCAAAGCGGCCGTCCACGATCTCAGCGGCAACTTCCAGGGCTCCGAGCAGTTCACCCGCCCTGTCGACAGGATGGAGTCCGTCGACCAGATCATGGGTTTCGTCATGCCCTTCCTGCCGATCGGTGTTGCCGAGAAGCAGTCGCTCCTCGAGATCATCTCCACCCGGGAGCGCTACACCGCGTTCCTCCGGATCCTGGTGAACCTGAACGAGAGCATCAATCTCCGGATCGAGGTGGCCAAAAAGGCCAACGAGAAGGTCGGAAAGGCGAACCGCGAAGCAATGCTCCGCGAGCAGCTCCGGGTGATCCAGGACGAGCTCAACGGCTGCGAGGGCTCGTCCGGCGAGGAGAACTACCGGGAGCGGATTGAGCGCTCGACGATGCCCGAGGAGGTGCGGAAGAAGGCTCTTGCCGAACTGAAGAAACTCGAGTCGGGCGGGAGCCAGCACCACGAGAGCCAGGGGATCCGAAACTACCTCGACCTCCTGCTCGATCTCCCCTGGACGGTCGAGAAGAAGAGCATCGATATCGAGGAGGCCCGCCGGGTGCTCGAGAGCAACCACAACGGCCTCGAGAAGGTCAAGGAGCGGATCGTCCAGCACCTTGCGGTCATGAAACTCAAGGAGGAGAAGCAGGGCTCGATCCTCCTCTTCGCGGGCCCGCCCGGCACCGGGAAGACGAGCCTCGGACGGAGCATCGCGGATGCGCTGGGGAGGGAATACGTCCGGATCAGCCTCGGCGGCGTCAAGGACGAGGCGGAGATTCGCGGGCACCGGCGAACCTACGTCGGGTCGCTCCCCGGCCGGATCATCCAGGGGATGAAGCGGGCAGGGGCGAAGAACCCGGTCTTCATCCTCGACGAGGTCGACAAGCTCGCCGTCTCCTACTCCGGCGACCCGGCAAGCGCCCTCCTCGAGGTCCTCGATCCCGAGCAGAACAGCACGTTCTCGGACCACTACCTGGAGGTGCCCTACGACCTCTCGGACGTGCTCTTCATCGCGACCGCAAACAGTCTCGCGACGATCCCGGCGCCGCTCCTCGACCGGATGGAGCTCATCGAGATCTCGGGCTACACGAAGAACGAGAAGTTCGCGATCGCAAAGGATCACCTCCTGCCGGAGACGCTCGAGGAGCACGGCCTGACCGCGGATCACCTTCAGGTCGAGGACGAGGCCGTCTCGGCGATCATCGACCGCTACACCCGGGAAGCGGGTGTCCGGACGCTCAAGAAGCAGCTTGCCCGGATCGCCCGGTATGTCTCGGCGAAAGTGGTCTCGGAGACGGTCGACCTGCCGGTCGTCGTGACGGCGGAGATGCTCCCGGAGATCCTCGGCCGGGAGACCGTCCGGCCGGACGTGGCGCGGAAGGAGAACCAGCCCGGCGTCGTGACGGGGCTTGCGTGGACGCCGGTCGGCGGCGACATCCTCTTCATCGAGGGGACGTTCATGCCCGGCAAAGGGAAACTGACGCTGACCGGCCAGCTCGGCGACGTGATGAAGGAGTCGGCCCAGATATCGCTCAGCCTGATCCGCTCGAGGCTCGCGGCCACCACGACCGGGTTCGACTTCTTCGCAAGCGACGTCCACATCCACGTGCCGGCGGGGGCGACCCCGAAGGACGGGCCGTCGGCGGGCGTGACCCTCTTTACGGCCCTTGCCTCCCTGGTCACCGGGAGAACGGTCGACCCGACGGTCGCGATGACCGGCGAGGTGACCCTCTCCGGCGCCGTCCTCCCCGTAGGCGGGATCAAGGAGAAGGTTCTTGCGGCGCACCGGGCCGGGATCAGGACGGTCATCCTCCCGCGGGAGAACGAGCGCGATCTCGAGGACGTTCCTGAGGACGTGCGGCGCGATCTCGCGTTCGTGACCGTGGAGACGATCGAGGACGTCCTCCGCGAGGCGCTCGGGGTAGAACTCCACGGGCCGGTCCTGCCGTATGCGGGGAAGAACCGGTGTGTCCCCGCGCACAACCTCTGA
- a CDS encoding carboxypeptidase-like regulatory domain-containing protein, whose protein sequence is MNGTTRTWTLLLLALLLAAVPAAGADLGPNQHLIPELKVNESIETIAISGVLTLQPEWDGSVTTGIPFGSIMVHTADARTLIFDSDGNQLLSISDELSAKVPTPAGVEKPCTWVHQLPNDSRVYHHDNATFIFGKAGDLILTVINEHPPPVEDPITINITSPAEGETVWIDVVPPRVAVVGEVHAPTGLHNVVVRSGTGEVSCGNRPEFACSVPVSAGENTITVVAGTHGRRAEKTVNVTVRIGLPPPPAIAVSGRVTDAGGNPVPGALVRFESVFTLDDEPLAGTNVTGEDGGYLVEGVFGYRQTVTVEKEGYAPLREEFIFENLTNDLDLELEPLPRTVPGFGSALAVLSLTGAFLLIGRKRR, encoded by the coding sequence ATGAACGGAACAACCAGAACATGGACACTCCTCCTCCTCGCGCTGCTGCTCGCGGCCGTCCCGGCGGCAGGCGCAGATCTCGGTCCCAACCAGCACCTGATCCCGGAACTGAAGGTGAACGAGTCGATCGAGACGATCGCCATATCCGGGGTGTTGACCCTTCAGCCGGAGTGGGACGGGAGTGTGACCACCGGGATACCGTTCGGCTCGATCATGGTTCATACTGCCGACGCAAGAACACTGATCTTCGATAGCGACGGGAACCAGCTGCTCTCCATCAGCGACGAACTCTCTGCAAAAGTCCCCACCCCTGCGGGTGTCGAGAAGCCCTGCACCTGGGTGCACCAGCTCCCGAACGACTCCCGGGTCTATCATCACGACAACGCGACCTTCATCTTCGGCAAGGCCGGGGACCTCATCCTGACCGTCATCAACGAGCACCCGCCGCCCGTCGAAGACCCGATCACCATCAACATCACCTCCCCGGCCGAGGGCGAGACGGTCTGGATCGACGTCGTTCCGCCCCGCGTCGCCGTCGTCGGGGAGGTCCACGCCCCCACGGGTCTGCACAACGTGGTTGTGCGGAGCGGAACCGGGGAGGTCTCGTGCGGGAACCGGCCCGAGTTCGCCTGCTCGGTCCCGGTCTCCGCCGGGGAGAACACGATCACCGTCGTGGCGGGCACCCATGGACGCCGGGCCGAGAAGACCGTGAACGTGACCGTCCGTATCGGTCTCCCGCCGCCCCCGGCGATCGCCGTCTCGGGCAGGGTGACGGACGCCGGCGGCAACCCGGTTCCCGGTGCATTGGTGCGGTTCGAGTCGGTGTTTACGCTCGACGACGAACCCCTCGCGGGGACGAACGTGACCGGGGAGGATGGCGGCTACCTGGTGGAAGGCGTCTTCGGCTACCGGCAGACGGTCACGGTCGAGAAGGAGGGCTACGCCCCCCTCCGGGAGGAGTTCATCTTTGAAAACCTGACGAACGATCTCGACCTGGAACTGGAGCCCCTCCCCCGGACGGTGCCGGGATTCGGTTCCGCGCTCGCGGTTCTCTCGCTCACGGGGGCGTTCCTCCTCATCGGCCGGAAGAGGCGGTGA
- a CDS encoding helix-turn-helix domain-containing protein yields MLSRKIFETDFADALQEELARQDMSIRDLAERAGIPPATLYKLTSGRADPRLSTVRRIVNVLEPREKSFIAVIAARFLLDEIDNRDLPIGGKQYHIRGYAADSLEECIIAAVRADKEGALGIICAPILAPIVEKIADCPVAIIKPQQQTLIEAIETIAKRV; encoded by the coding sequence ATGCTTTCGCGAAAGATCTTCGAGACCGACTTTGCCGACGCGCTCCAGGAGGAACTCGCCCGGCAGGATATGAGCATCCGCGACCTCGCGGAACGGGCCGGGATCCCGCCCGCAACCCTCTACAAACTCACGTCGGGCAGGGCGGATCCACGCCTCTCGACCGTCCGGCGGATCGTGAACGTCCTCGAACCCCGGGAGAAGAGTTTCATCGCGGTGATCGCGGCCCGGTTCCTGCTCGACGAGATCGACAACCGCGACCTCCCCATCGGCGGGAAGCAATACCACATCCGGGGCTACGCGGCCGATTCCCTTGAAGAGTGCATCATCGCCGCCGTCCGGGCCGACAAGGAGGGGGCGCTCGGGATCATCTGCGCTCCGATCCTCGCGCCGATCGTGGAGAAGATCGCCGACTGCCCGGTCGCGATCATCAAGCCGCAGCAGCAGACGCTGATCGAGGCGATCGAGACGATAGCAAAGAGGGTTTAG
- a CDS encoding carotenoid biosynthesis protein: MRITRAALLLTALALFLAAFLVVRFDDPVVPPAVPVVFLVALALPSYLALVRWLGPARGIALLLLLSLLPLAAEAYAVATGIPYGRFTYSADLGYRVFGLVPWTVAFAYLPMLLGAVTLAGAAVGTSWIRLVPVGVLALLLVDLVIDPAVVHAGLWVWTDGGAYYGVPVSNFAGWILTGAVYIALFRLIAGARPIPGTVAASLLLVLAFWTGYLARNDLAVPALLGAALALATLPVIFEDDASR, translated from the coding sequence ATGCGCATCACCCGGGCGGCTCTCCTCCTCACCGCCCTCGCCCTCTTCCTCGCCGCCTTCCTGGTGGTCCGGTTCGACGACCCGGTGGTTCCGCCCGCCGTCCCGGTCGTCTTCCTGGTTGCTCTTGCCCTCCCCTCCTACCTTGCCCTCGTCCGCTGGCTCGGGCCCGCCCGCGGCATCGCGCTCCTCCTCCTTTTGAGCCTCCTCCCGCTCGCCGCCGAGGCGTACGCCGTCGCGACCGGCATCCCGTATGGCCGGTTCACGTATTCGGCCGACCTCGGCTACCGGGTCTTCGGCCTCGTCCCCTGGACGGTCGCCTTCGCCTACCTCCCGATGCTCCTCGGCGCCGTCACCCTCGCCGGGGCCGCCGTCGGGACCTCCTGGATCCGGCTGGTTCCGGTGGGAGTCCTCGCGCTCCTCCTCGTCGATCTCGTCATCGACCCGGCGGTCGTCCACGCCGGACTCTGGGTCTGGACCGACGGCGGCGCCTACTACGGGGTGCCGGTCTCGAACTTCGCGGGCTGGATCCTGACCGGAGCGGTCTACATCGCCCTCTTCCGGCTCATCGCGGGCGCCCGGCCGATCCCGGGGACGGTGGCGGCGAGCCTCCTCCTCGTCCTCGCGTTCTGGACCGGCTACCTCGCCCGGAACGATCTTGCCGTACCGGCACTCCTCGGGGCGGCGCTTGCCCTTGCAACCCTTCCGGTCATCTTCGAAGACGACGCTTCACGGTGA
- a CDS encoding phytoene desaturase family protein, protein MRAAIVGAGFGGLSVAALLAKGGFDVTVIEKNEQPGGRASVHRDNGFTFDMGPSWYLMPDVYDRFFAEFGRTPKDYFPLARLDPSYRVFFADERVADVSADLGKNYDLFESFEPGGAEKLRGYLAEAEETYGITMSDLLYRDYRSIFDFFDRRLLAGGRKLNPFENLESFVKKRFASDEARKIVQYSIGFLGGSPRNTPSFYHIMTHIDLNMGVWYPEGGMRAVVESLVSLGREFGVEYRYNEPVTAIDVEGGVARRVVTPLGAHEADVVVVNADYPFTELSLLPERSRSYSASYWKKKVLAPSTFVAYLGVDRVVEGLAHHNIFLEPDWEEGFETIFDPKKAAWPESPSFYVNVPSRTDTTAAPRGTDTLFVLAPLAPGIEDTPELRERFYDHLMNRMEGILGEKIRDSVVTRRIFALSDFSNRYNAYRGTALGLSHTLRQTALWRPAHRSKRVRNLYYTGQYTHPGIGVPMTLISSQIVARELTDQYRR, encoded by the coding sequence ATGCGGGCTGCGATTGTTGGGGCCGGGTTCGGAGGGCTCTCCGTTGCCGCTCTTCTTGCAAAGGGCGGTTTCGACGTCACGGTGATCGAGAAGAACGAGCAGCCCGGGGGCCGGGCGAGCGTTCACCGCGATAACGGGTTCACGTTCGACATGGGGCCGTCGTGGTACCTGATGCCCGACGTCTACGACCGGTTCTTCGCGGAGTTCGGGAGAACTCCGAAAGACTACTTCCCGCTCGCGAGGCTCGACCCTTCCTACCGGGTCTTCTTCGCCGACGAGCGGGTCGCGGACGTCTCGGCCGACCTCGGGAAGAACTATGATCTCTTCGAGTCGTTCGAACCCGGCGGGGCCGAGAAACTCAGGGGTTACCTCGCCGAGGCCGAGGAGACCTACGGTATCACCATGAGCGACCTCCTCTACCGGGACTACCGGAGTATCTTCGACTTCTTCGACCGGCGTCTCCTTGCCGGGGGGAGGAAACTCAACCCCTTTGAGAACCTGGAGTCCTTCGTCAAGAAGCGGTTTGCAAGCGACGAAGCCCGGAAGATCGTCCAGTACTCCATCGGCTTCCTCGGCGGCTCGCCGAGAAACACCCCCTCGTTCTACCACATCATGACGCATATCGACCTGAACATGGGCGTGTGGTACCCGGAGGGGGGCATGCGGGCGGTCGTCGAGTCCCTCGTCTCGCTCGGTCGGGAGTTCGGGGTCGAGTACCGCTACAACGAACCGGTGACGGCCATCGACGTGGAGGGCGGAGTCGCCCGCCGGGTCGTCACCCCGCTTGGGGCGCACGAGGCCGATGTCGTCGTCGTCAACGCGGACTACCCGTTCACGGAACTCTCCCTCCTCCCCGAACGTTCGCGGTCGTACTCCGCCTCCTACTGGAAGAAGAAGGTTCTCGCCCCCTCCACGTTCGTTGCCTACCTCGGCGTCGACCGGGTGGTCGAGGGGCTCGCCCACCACAACATCTTCCTCGAGCCCGACTGGGAGGAGGGGTTCGAGACGATCTTCGATCCCAAAAAAGCCGCCTGGCCGGAAAGCCCCTCCTTCTACGTCAACGTCCCCTCGAGGACGGACACGACCGCCGCCCCGAGAGGCACCGATACCCTCTTCGTCCTCGCGCCCCTCGCCCCCGGCATCGAGGATACCCCGGAGCTCCGGGAACGGTTCTACGACCACCTCATGAACCGGATGGAAGGGATCCTCGGCGAGAAGATCCGTGACTCGGTCGTGACCCGGCGAATATTCGCGCTCTCGGACTTCTCGAACCGCTACAACGCCTACCGGGGCACGGCGCTCGGCCTCTCACATACCCTCCGGCAGACGGCGCTCTGGCGGCCGGCGCACCGGAGCAAGCGTGTCAGGAACCTCTACTATACCGGCCAGTACACCCACCCGGGGATCGGGGTGCCGATGACCCTGATATCGTCCCAGATCGTCGCCCGCGAGCTGACCGATCAATACCGCCGGTGA
- a CDS encoding PQQ-binding-like beta-propeller repeat protein, with protein sequence MAISLALLSLIVLTAVSGCLSIDAVADRHALSVTRTDAAGTEIWHTAFDGGGDEYGTVLLPVSDGGLLVGGSVKQSPGSDEHALLLKIAEDGRIEWNWSFPARYGVEAVVSHPDGSFTAGTGDGSLFRVAGDGTPVWSSRVSGSVPGISGLPDGGIVAAGSKHERDVWVAVVNDTGSLLREETYPDLGRGRAIEVASASDGGCIVAGTTDSHPLWVMRLDGEGNVIWIRTFEEGPEYIGVMLHRVYSVREKPDGSVELLYKVGRALKGEAVGKSVTVDRTLARDGSDMSVTEFYMPCPVVRASGGGYACASLESSEGDGYTMGNHLGSPIHVMICDERGEIVRVSTGTEAKVDIVTDIVQTPDGGFAVLGGSTNT encoded by the coding sequence ATGGCGATATCTCTTGCTCTTTTATCCCTCATCGTCCTCACTGCCGTATCGGGGTGCCTCTCGATCGACGCTGTCGCCGACCGTCATGCTCTCTCCGTCACCCGAACCGACGCCGCCGGTACCGAGATCTGGCACACCGCTTTTGATGGAGGGGGCGACGAATACGGCACCGTCCTGTTGCCGGTTTCGGACGGCGGCCTGCTTGTCGGAGGGTCGGTCAAACAATCTCCGGGAAGCGATGAGCACGCCCTGCTGCTCAAGATCGCGGAGGACGGCCGGATCGAGTGGAACTGGTCGTTCCCGGCACGGTATGGCGTTGAGGCAGTTGTCTCCCACCCTGACGGCAGTTTCACCGCCGGGACGGGTGACGGGTCTCTATTCCGGGTGGCCGGTGACGGGACACCGGTCTGGAGCAGCCGGGTTTCGGGGTCCGTGCCTGGAATCTCCGGTCTGCCGGACGGAGGCATCGTGGCTGCAGGGAGCAAGCACGAGAGGGATGTCTGGGTGGCGGTCGTGAACGATACCGGGTCGCTGCTCCGGGAAGAGACCTACCCGGATCTCGGCCGGGGGCGGGCTATCGAGGTCGCTTCGGCGTCGGACGGGGGGTGCATCGTTGCAGGGACGACGGATAGCCATCCGCTCTGGGTGATGCGGCTCGATGGGGAAGGCAACGTCATCTGGATCCGCACCTTCGAGGAAGGCCCTGAGTATATCGGGGTCATGCTTCACCGTGTATATTCGGTGCGAGAGAAGCCGGACGGCAGCGTGGAGCTGCTCTATAAGGTCGGCCGGGCCCTGAAGGGGGAGGCCGTCGGAAAATCAGTCACGGTCGACCGAACCCTCGCCCGGGACGGTTCGGACATGAGCGTAACGGAGTTTTATATGCCCTGCCCGGTTGTCCGGGCCTCCGGCGGCGGTTACGCCTGTGCCTCCCTCGAGAGTTCCGAGGGCGACGGTTACACCATGGGGAACCATCTCGGGTCGCCGATTCACGTGATGATATGCGACGAGCGCGGTGAGATTGTCCGGGTCAGTACCGGCACGGAGGCGAAGGTGGATATCGTCACGGATATCGTGCAGACCCCGGATGGGGGGTTTGCGGTGCTTGGTGGGTCTACGAATACCTGA
- a CDS encoding winged helix-turn-helix transcriptional regulator — protein sequence MRHQLPLARTALLLIILPLIIAPGSATGTISSEGEFPEAIPGDPTPVYIWNVPLKLLLLDFVFMTAPLLFLPVQFLISVTVWLILGQKRISRKNVFEHGTRRAAYLCIRENPGINHASLSHRLGVNIGTLRYHLATLCETGRIVAERDHGFLRYYANGRPASEGEGYPINGTRKQILDLLAQDPGMARKEVASALGISGASVTWHMALLIRDGAVRSERDGRLVRYFPRRDVVSRADRGADATG from the coding sequence ATGCGCCATCAACTCCCTCTCGCGAGGACTGCTCTGCTCCTCATCATCCTCCCGCTTATAATCGCCCCGGGGAGCGCTACTGGCACCATATCAAGTGAGGGGGAGTTTCCGGAGGCGATACCGGGCGATCCGACCCCGGTATACATCTGGAATGTGCCGCTCAAACTCCTCCTGCTCGACTTTGTCTTCATGACCGCACCCCTGCTCTTCCTCCCGGTGCAGTTCCTCATATCAGTAACCGTATGGCTCATTCTCGGCCAGAAGAGGATCTCCCGAAAGAACGTTTTCGAACACGGCACCCGCCGTGCGGCATACCTCTGCATCCGGGAGAACCCCGGGATCAACCACGCTTCCCTCTCACACAGGCTGGGGGTTAACATTGGAACGCTCCGGTACCACCTTGCAACCCTCTGCGAGACCGGACGGATAGTAGCTGAGCGCGATCACGGATTCTTGCGGTACTATGCGAACGGCAGACCGGCCAGTGAGGGAGAGGGCTACCCCATCAACGGGACACGAAAGCAGATCCTCGATCTCCTTGCACAGGACCCGGGAATGGCGCGGAAAGAAGTCGCATCCGCGCTCGGGATCTCCGGCGCATCGGTGACCTGGCATATGGCGCTGCTCATCCGGGACGGTGCCGTACGGAGCGAGAGAGACGGAAGGCTGGTGCGCTACTTCCCCCGGCGGGATGTTGTATCCCGGGCGGACAGGGGCGCAGACGCAACCGGTTAG
- a CDS encoding MarR family winged helix-turn-helix transcriptional regulator → MAARQEHLFEVFDRLIAIKNECSSEIFSECGLSRLTVKQVAYLKTIDEHGDVTFSSLAEITRNSKPTVTEMVNRFVRMECAYRQKCPDDGRVTYIRLTEKGRMLANAERNALSRMIERVVRTLDENELDLLVEILKKVG, encoded by the coding sequence ATGGCGGCAAGACAAGAGCACCTGTTCGAAGTGTTTGATCGCCTGATCGCCATCAAGAACGAATGCTCCTCCGAGATCTTCTCCGAATGCGGGCTCAGCCGTTTGACGGTGAAGCAGGTCGCCTACCTGAAGACGATCGACGAGCACGGCGACGTGACATTCAGCAGTCTTGCCGAGATCACCAGGAACTCGAAACCCACCGTGACGGAGATGGTTAATCGGTTCGTCCGGATGGAGTGTGCCTACCGCCAGAAGTGCCCCGACGACGGGCGGGTCACCTACATCCGGCTGACCGAGAAGGGCCGGATGCTGGCAAACGCCGAGCGGAACGCGCTGAGCCGGATGATCGAGAGGGTGGTGCGGACGCTCGATGAGAACGAATTGGATCTCCTGGTGGAGATCTTGAAGAAGGTCGGATGA
- a CDS encoding FIG domain-containing protein, with product MEEGKKPGNRLRTAGLVVACGLAGIVAVVLGFMLADALLIYAMEGSGGQPMLYVMERTEPGENVIVPLTEKDFADHPALDAVIRGEERNPSGWEWGMSDRRFIGGTNVSYAESKVLQDTYGPDRETWVYPHLEYEGAYYLVVTTWP from the coding sequence ATGGAAGAAGGTAAGAAACCCGGCAACCGGCTCAGAACGGCGGGGCTCGTCGTCGCGTGCGGTCTTGCCGGCATCGTTGCGGTCGTGCTCGGCTTCATGCTCGCCGATGCCCTCCTCATCTACGCGATGGAGGGTTCGGGCGGGCAGCCGATGCTCTACGTCATGGAGAGGACGGAGCCGGGAGAGAACGTGATCGTTCCCCTGACCGAGAAGGACTTCGCCGACCACCCGGCGCTCGACGCGGTCATCCGGGGCGAGGAACGAAATCCGTCAGGATGGGAGTGGGGTATGAGCGACCGGCGCTTCATCGGGGGAACCAACGTCTCCTACGCGGAGAGCAAGGTGCTCCAGGACACTTACGGCCCCGACCGGGAGACGTGGGTCTACCCGCACCTGGAGTATGAGGGTGCATACTATCTGGTGGTGACGACGTGGCCGTGA
- a CDS encoding Yip1 family protein — protein MSTEISPESAFSGPRRVFQKLNEKPLRDDLTFYFAIVAVASVLFMMLPLLTGEELKIDGIHRFWFIGADILVTLTQGLITGAVALLAVSLVEHFFLLFVDVHREFEQTMKSAVYALAPLILFSWAVLLGVPFAGLLLLGWFCLSTYFGVWIFHEKSKDRAVFVALATGVVLAYYLHRAVGVV, from the coding sequence ATGTCAACAGAAATATCACCGGAAAGCGCCTTCTCCGGCCCCCGGCGGGTCTTCCAGAAACTCAACGAAAAACCGCTGCGCGACGATCTCACATTCTACTTCGCGATCGTCGCAGTCGCATCAGTCCTATTCATGATGCTACCCCTCCTTACGGGAGAGGAGCTGAAGATTGACGGAATACACCGGTTCTGGTTTATTGGGGCAGACATCCTTGTCACCCTGACACAGGGCCTGATAACCGGGGCCGTCGCCCTCCTCGCCGTCAGCCTCGTCGAGCACTTCTTCCTGCTCTTCGTCGACGTACACCGGGAGTTCGAGCAGACGATGAAGTCGGCGGTCTATGCTCTCGCGCCGCTCATCCTCTTCTCCTGGGCGGTTCTCCTGGGGGTTCCGTTTGCCGGCCTGCTCCTCCTCGGCTGGTTCTGCCTCTCGACCTACTTCGGCGTATGGATATTCCACGAGAAGTCCAAGGACCGGGCCGTCTTCGTCGCTCTTGCGACAGGCGTGGTGCTCGCGTACTATCTCCATCGCGCGGTGGGAGTCGTATAA
- a CDS encoding phytoene/squalene synthase family protein has translation MIDRTIYDIFKRGSKTYFYSTLFFPPAVREDVFSLYSFVRTADDYVDAVPQEVEEFYALTDRYAAGAAGEATGDVVVDSFVELAARKGFDRGWTTAFLRSMESDITVGSYQTIRDLEGYLYGSSEVIGLMMARILDLPPESYPAAQNLGRAMQYVNFIRDIAEDLALGRTYFPLEEMEAFGLDDLSAAAASRDPGGFAAFLRFQLRRYREWQEAAEAGFRHIPRRYRIPIRTASDMYRWTARTIDRDPAVVHRRKVKPSVFRIVSGAASNTLKA, from the coding sequence GTGATCGACCGGACCATCTACGATATCTTCAAGCGGGGGAGCAAGACCTACTTCTACTCGACCCTCTTCTTCCCGCCGGCGGTGCGGGAGGACGTCTTTTCCCTCTACAGCTTCGTCCGCACCGCCGACGATTACGTGGACGCGGTGCCGCAGGAGGTCGAGGAGTTCTACGCCCTCACCGACCGCTACGCCGCGGGCGCTGCCGGCGAAGCGACGGGAGACGTGGTGGTCGACTCGTTCGTCGAGCTTGCGGCGCGGAAAGGCTTTGATCGAGGGTGGACAACGGCGTTTCTCCGCTCCATGGAGAGCGACATCACGGTCGGCTCCTACCAAACGATCCGGGATCTCGAGGGCTACCTCTATGGATCGTCCGAGGTGATCGGGCTGATGATGGCCCGGATCCTCGACCTCCCGCCGGAATCCTACCCTGCAGCGCAGAACCTCGGCCGGGCGATGCAGTATGTCAACTTTATCCGCGACATCGCGGAGGACCTCGCCCTCGGCCGAACCTACTTCCCCCTCGAAGAGATGGAGGCGTTCGGGCTCGACGACCTCTCGGCGGCCGCGGCTTCCCGTGACCCCGGGGGATTTGCAGCATTTCTCCGGTTCCAGCTCCGGCGCTACCGGGAGTGGCAGGAGGCGGCGGAAGCCGGGTTCCGGCACATCCCCCGGCGTTACCGGATCCCGATCCGGACCGCATCGGATATGTACCGCTGGACGGCCCGGACGATCGATCGCGACCCGGCCGTCGTCCACCGGAGGAAGGTGAAGCCTTCGGTCTTCCGGATCGTCTCCGGCGCCGCCTCGAACACCCTGAAGGCGTGA